TGACGCTTTCTGTGTAATGCATCCAAATCTGCATCGCACCGTCGTTGATGCTGTCGGTTATTCTGATCCAGATCCGGATCTGGACCGCTCCAGCTTTCGCTATGAGAAAAATCTCTGTCGTGCTCCTGCGCCGCCAAGTGCTACAACGAAACAGCTTGATTTCAGATTTCCGAATTTCAATTGACAACTAGTATCACAGAGCAAAAGCGTTGTGTTAGTTTACCAGGGAGATTTCGGAGGCTAAGGAGTCATGGTCGTGCGCGTCGGAGGCGAAGGAACATCGATCGACACTGGCGGAGGCGGAGGAGAAGAGGCTGAGGTTGGATTCGAGAGTGAAGATGACGGAGTCGGGGCTGGTGTCGCCGCCTATTCGCGAACCGGAGCGCCTCCACGAGCGTCGTTCCTGAAACCCTAACTCTCTCATTCTGATTGGAATGGCATTGGCATTGGCATTTGCATCTggcaaaaagaaagagagaataaGAGAAGCACAGTCTCACACTCTGACACTCACTCTCACTCACACACACTCGCGCTGCAGTAAATATGGCGGGTAATACTTACTGTTGGGAACGAAAAGGAAGGATTGTTTGGTGCGATTGTGTTTTAAGATGTCACTGTCATTTGACTCTGAGAAAGATAGTGACTTAATTACACAACCATTTCTTAAGGACACTATCTCCTGCGTCTTTGTCAAATCATACAAAGGGACACAAAATTTTTCTCAAGGGAAAATTTTGTTGCATGTTTTCTAAATCCATAATTAGTGGAGGTTTATCTTTTGATGCTAAATGACTTGACCATGGAATTTGTTTGACTGGTGGTGAAATTTACTGTAAAGTCCATTTACCTTTTGCTTCGGAAGTGCATACTCGAGTGTTGTTCGGAGTATTATTGACTTTTTGGATTCTACAATTAGAAGACCAAAAGTATGATAACCATGATTAGAGTTAAGTGCGGTTTGTCCTTATTAAGGCATTGGAGGTCCTACATGATTGTCACTATTTGAGTTAAAGTGGCACTACTTTTTGGGTGATTGCTTTATtcaacaattttcaaattaaagttTAGCCAGAGGGGACCAAATTATtcttgaaattattatttaaaacatttattcgGTGCCTCATTATAATtagctttaacatttttttaactaaattactttactttaacaaaaatatctttcttttatttgatcAATTCCGTAGTGTTATTTGTTATTGACTTcaattattatctttttctatactattatataaaaaaatcactcTTTTTATGTTcacttttttctaattttacttttaataaaaaaaacttttttaaaataaaaaaaattatttaccatttatataatttaatgaattttgtcaaatttaatggtttttattttatttttttaagcattaagttttttaaattaataaaataaatatttatctaaaaaattatttataaaataaaaaaaatgatctataataaaattataaaaactatttatgtttttttacaattacatatttattatcttttattaggGACAAAATGTAGtgtatgtatttttaataattatcattaataGTTATAGGAGACTAATCCAATAAATTGCAAgaagatttaaattttaatagtcTTTAGGAGTTATTTATGTGTAGATTCTGTCATCTAGCCTGTgttttgtgttcttttttttaGAGTGTTGCACTGTTCACACGTTAATGTGACGATGGATTTGCCATTCTGTGAGCTGTGTCGGTgatgagaaaaataatactttcacAGTCTTGAAAAATTACAGCCATTTCACTacctatttaaaataaagtaaaataaattaaacataattaaaatatcattatttaagttattaaattaattttaattggtagataatttaaattgtaaattataaatTGTTAAATCGGTATATTTTGTTTGGTGGATGTGAAACATAGCACCACCatagtatttaaataaatgtatttaaatttttttcctacaattcctttttaattttaattttatcttttcaattttaattttttttaagtatatataccaatcttaatttaattttaatatcatttccattaaaattaaattacatttttttttaaaataaaatgataattattttatttttttttaatttaccaTGCTTTTTGTATCTACATTGAAATGTCTAAACAAACCCTTAATCTTTTCAATAAATGAAAATCATGGTATTCcatactttttattaaatttatttataatatgaaacaGGTGGAGGCTATAACAAAATTCTAAATAGACGGTTCAATGTACATGTTTTGAATCACGAATATATTAATAACCGGCAGAAGTTACTTACTTCatataaaatagtttcaaacaattaagtttcgtaatagttattttataattaaaataaataaattattgagtTAAAAATTGAATCCAGATTTATACTTTTATTCAGTcccttgtttgtttgttttttttttcatttcagttaaccataaattaattttatgatggTATGACAAGTTTctgaaaaaatatgtttattagaTGAACAATGTCTTTAACATGTGAACACAAAATATCTAACCAATGTACCATCATTTACAGTACTGAAAAAAATTGTCTTATAAATGCATAATAAGTTCACAAAAAACCATATAAAGTCACTGAATATTCTAATAAAGGTTATTGAAAAGAGAGATTGAAAATGACAATGAGAAAATAATGATGGAGGGAGTGGGAAAATAGGGTGGGTGGGGAGCATAATTTCATGCTCCCTAAAATGTAAATTTGGCATATTAgtaagaaaaagacaaaaaaaaaagaaaaaaaggaaaattatttaGTGTTGAGTTGGTGTCTCCATTGAAAACAACAGTGGAGTAAACAAGTGCCGACCATATCTTTCGGTTCCGACAAAATTTCAACCCttacaattaattttacttgttactttttcttaaaataaaagaatttgctTCCTAATGTTATGCAGCACAAATCGTTGCCCATGTGATGCAGAcatattttttctctcaaatcaaacaaaaatttgaTGTACTTTAGATctcaaaatcataaatttatcataCTAATTACATTTATTAGTTGTGTGATTACAATCTTATGTTATAAAGTCACAATAGATGGTTAATTTTATCAGTAGCTATACACATGAAAGATTGAAGTAGTGGTAAGCAAAagagtattttttatttgttatcgGTGAAACTTACGCATCAATTTGGTGATAATTAGAAACGTTAGTACACATCTAACATggcttaattaattattagctGAAATAAAGAAATCCAGTTCGTAGGACTTAAATCCAACTACCAAAACTTGGTAACCTTGCTAATGCTGTTCTGGCCGATCTTCTTTATCAGAAagtgttgaaaattttaattttaccctGTTGAGTACAatgttaattaatgtttttaaggtttagagttaaatatattagtataactttacataaaaaaaactgCTATCTATTAAGTTTGTAAATGAGGGTATTAAATGCTTTTGAAAGTGGAGTTTTTCATTAAGGGTTGAGAGGTATTAGTTACCTACCATAGGATGGTCATTTATTTTGCACACTGATCACTAAATGATTGAATCTACCATGCAAAATAAGAAAAGCTATCTGACAACTATTGTGACAATAACAAGACTAAATAGATAACTAATTATGGGTAAAGGTATTGAATTGGGTTAAAATTGTTGAACAGAAGTAGCAAAGATTCATAAGATGGAAAATTGTCCTCATTTGTGCTCTGGGTTGATCCTCCAATCAAACAGTCATGGAGAGAATGGATTTAGAAACGGATCCATTTTGCAAACCTAAAAAACttaactcaaaataaaaatattaatatatacaaCAAACCAGATCAGTCCAGTTTATACCcatattatgttaatatatgtaacatcccaaaaatacagtataaaaactatataaggAAATAATCGCATATTAATAATATtccagatcagtcttacaaaagatgagacgtacgcttatggccgaacggccttacaataTAACGGGGAAattaaaactgtacaaatatgcaatctagaccgaacggtttacagaagACGTACCGAATAGtcatacaaaagaagaaaacaatagatgaccgaacggttatcACACAAAGAAActaactactgaccgaacggctctactgttcggtcttaacttctacctcgaccaaactttcttcttccaacGTCTCTTCCAGCAaagcttctccttctgctcacatccacacggatgatcattgcaacaaaagAACAACCACTGAACGTACAaacggacaagacaggaaatagggtaagcttatgtaatttaattcaattatcaacatatatctcactcaatcaatttaaacaagatAACTCATTCATgtaaagcctaatactagactctgactgtccggactgtatgaattctgtgtagctacgacgttcgtgcacccgggtgatgtagtaactgggataccctcaacagctgtcacccgaggttagtccgttccgtccaaattaaccataaggacgaggacctcctactattcccacacatgacttacccttctttacgtgagaaacgagtaatcacggaatatcaggatgaaccgccagcttagcgtgcccacattcatactttaccatttcaatatcaaatcatgagatattcctccccggaacactctttcataaccaaagtcatttcatccGATATtctatcatctttcattattaaaacctcaactgaaccaatttgaataatgatcccttaggataccaaataccgcaTGTTAGTTTTTAATacagaacaagaccgaacacttggagtgagaccgagatgtcttcaactcaaacataatcaaattgagagAGTTACTCACTAGTTGTGAAAAGGACCGAATATAATAATACTTCTCAGAGACTAATATAATCGAATGTTGTTTaccaagtgagccaatttaatgaactgactcttgagagttcaaaccgaacaccgtaaagcctaggccgagtactaggactctaggccgaaaccaattgAGACAGGTACTGTAGGACACCAAATAATAGTACTTGACGGAATCATATGACGAAACCGATCgccaataaatacttagcttcttaATGAGCTAAACCTCAAGGAAACCGAAGGTCAGTTGAAGACTGAGCACTATAGAGAGCGAACTCTGtggagtttggacgaacgctcttattataaagatagattaCGAAAACGAGAACGagcgcctggtgtaagaccgagcacttacttagtacgagcgcttggtgtaagaccgagcgcttggtgtaagatcgagcactactaaacttatagaagaaaggcttgataaatataataagataccatttaaATAGTGTTCACGAacgaacgaaatatacaaatacatatagatatacttaagtttaccATCAAACACCAAGGAACGAATATTCTTGGTTGAACGCTTATATACAGATATTACATAACAAAGACGCTCGGTCCTCAACtggaattctttccaaatgaaagaatccagttccaaccgagtccacaGGAAAACCCAACGGTCAAAGATCTTCAGTGACGGACatcaattttcacataaaactctagacttagaattcataatcttatcaatacatttctcaacatctatcttcatacattcatacagccgtatcatagtaaatattcaCACTTCATACAGTCgaaacatatcaacaatcatacgTCATATTCATTCAGAAATCAACGACATccattcaaaacaagaatcttaatcaaattatataagcttcccttacctctaagcgtgaccgaacgttcacagttCAGAATACAGGTTCACCTTTACCAGAGACCTTAGCATTCTACAGTCACGCCTtaagaaactaaaccaaacagaaatCCAGAAACTCTCAGAACAAGATGATTGACTCATGCAACCCATAAACtaggtttgcatgtaccagGAAACCAACCGGCTGAATGAAGAGAGAACTTACCAACTTAGAACCCggaactgatcggttcaaacgaacGTCCTCGACACTGGAAATGCTCAGGTGTGGTCTGTTTGATGATCggaagaaaaaaagagtgagattttgtagagagaagtaagagctttttagagaaaaggaggagaaaaatggagtttcagaagattgaagaagatggttgcatgcagagagtggcgtgaattttgaaaaactaagttTTACTTCTACCCTCCAAAACCGAACGGCCACTCGACTGCTCACACCTATCTTCCACTTTCTAATTTTCAGTTCCCCTTGCTCGACATTTGTCTTCCACTCAAATGGgatttttagtgtgtttttaatGGTTATGACAATATCAATCTCaatattacatataaattattgaacTAAGTGCATACATGATGATTTAGATGTATTTTGAAACAAATAATTAGAGgtggaatataaatataaatgacatgGGTCTCCTTCCACTACAAACAACattgatataaatataataatatcatatacAAAATTATACACATTAACTCAAGAAATCTAATCATTAATGCAAGTATGAAAATATGTTGTAAAAGGCAACATTCCAACCAGGTTAAAATGACTCAATATTTAAATGCCTCCAAAACATGAGACCTAATTACAACTAGTATGAATAAACTTCATGATAAATACTTTATCACATTAATTTTTCTGAGTGataaatcttaacaaaatttaattttaaattaacaatgttattttaatttttcttataagaATTTTTACCAAAGGCCCTGGTAATCATTGAAATCACTGAAATGAGATGGATAATGAACATCTCCTAAGAAATCCCTCTTTATAACCTGTGGAGGGTACTATTCTCTTCCCCCCATCATTACACAATCAACAAACCTTTCCCAAATAACTTTATCTGTATATCTAGTGTTACAGAGGTCATATGTACAAGTTCATTTGGGAAAAGGGGTAAATACAGTATGCACAGCTTTTACAATGtaactgaaacaagagttatTTTGGTACATTGAAGATTGAGCTAAAAATTCCTCGAAAAAGTATCAATACTAGAAGCACAACTTCAAAACCACCTCATTGCTTTTTTCCCTTTGTCAATCTTTTTCTCCTCGCAGGGGATGAGTACCCTTAATTTAATATGCAGCAGAAGTTAGTGTGTTTAACTTAGCACCCTCCTACTGTTGTATCACTGAAATAAGCTGTGATGGccttcaatttattatttaaataaactttctCCACCTAGAACCACCATAGACGAAGGGGTTAATTTTCAAGAGATAGATATTTAATAAGCCACCAAAGAATACAATGATATAAACCCCCTATTGGTTATATTATGCTTCACACAAGAACAGTGAAGATAATGCAgcattgataatcaattataacgTGGCTTGTTTCTTTTCCTAGTCAACCTATATACATGTGTCATTGTTAACATAGAAAAGTGGTCCTCAAACCAGCCTCTAACGAGTACACTAGGGAAATTGGACACCCTAAAACACTAGTTAACGGAAGACAATCAAAGAGTTACCACATTGTACACCCATATTCTTGTGTATTATGTTACACCACTTAGGCCTTTAAGAAATACAATAACCTAGTCATATAAAACATAACTTCGTCTCAATAGTTTACCGAACAGATACTCATCATCAAActatcaacaataaaaatactCTCAACCCCGGTAAGACATTGTCTCACACTCTGCCCCTCGCTCTTTTTTTCCGTTTACCTTAAGAGGTAGGGGTTATTTATATATACACTTCAAACTAAAGCACATCAAACAGATAAGAAGTTGAAATTACCTCTAGTGACCATGGTGGACTGGATGACAGAGATAACTCAGCCAATTGgttgaaatttatatttcttgGAAGGAACATGACAATTCTGGAAGCAATCTCCTTTGCAGCACTAAACAGTGTATGACTACGCAGGAGCAGCTTTAAGTTAAAATGGGATTGTAAAAAGGTATGTATCTTTGCACCAAGAAAACAGAAATCTAAATGGGAGATAAAATTCAAAAGCTGCAACAGAAAGGAAGCAAGTACCTACCCATCATGAGGTCTAAGCATTGTCTTCATGTCATAAGTAGTAGCCTTGAGATAATCAGGTCCCCCCCATGGTGGAGATAAGAAAACGGTATCAGCCTGCAAGACAATATACTGTCAATTTGTCAAACTACCCCGAAGTATATTACTTCTAAAAGTTGACTAACTTCCAATCATATTACACTATCCATAATCTaggataaaattttatttcttttgtcatCCATTTTCATATGAAATTGTAAAGGCAACACCATACCAAATCCAAGAGGATGTAAACCAGGGATTATACAGGTAAAGAAAGGAACACATATCACATACCTTTGAAGCatagaaaaagaacaaaattataatatttagaaGTAAAACTTTCTTAACCACACCCGTTTTGGTAGGCCAAGAAAGAACTGTGCCCAACCGCCCATCTGTGTTCCCCCTCTCACTTCTTACAAAGATTCACACCCAGGTGTTAATGATTTGATACACTATACATTGCACAAAAATTACAGTGATGATCTGATTTTTCAAGGAATTTTAACATCTTTGAGCAGCAAATTAACAAGTATAACATATCTGACAAACTATTAAAATACGAGCTACATGATAATTATGTTGAGGCTTTCTGGAATGTTTATAAGAAATACAGATTACAGGAACTTGTATGGCTTCGGCTAGACAAGGGTTTCAAATCTTACACATCTGTTATGGACCTCTAGTTCAAATCTTGAGCGAAAAAAACAGGAGATGAAAGCAGTCATCAGGGTACagattatgataaaatatgttcAATAAGCAAGATGGCAAAGCACAAGTATCACCATGTGTTGCTAAAGTACATTGGAAGGTGTAGGTTATAGAACACAATTACACAGGTAACAttagtgtaaaaaaaaaagttttactCTAGCTTACGTTCAATgcttttattattcattttaagaATCCAAAAAGAAGCATCCTAGCCATTACATATCAACAATGGCATTGACATCCCCCAAAGCAAGTAATATGAAAACTTCAATACCTTTAACTTTGGTGCCAAGAGGAAGAAATCACCAACTATAAAGTCAATTTGATCAACCACCCCATAAATAGCAGCATTATGCCTAGCATAGTCAATCTTCAACGAATCAATATCGATCCCAATTACATGCCCACAACTGTAATATCAAGTCATTGTCAATTACAGAGAtcaaaacttatatttaaagatTAGTTTTCTCAAAGTAAGTCATAATCATTTCACCAAATTTACAACATTATGACTGAATAGTGGAAGTTTAAACAAAACCATTGTTTCATAGTGGAACAAAACTAGCAATCAGGCCAGAATAACTTGATTGGACAAAAATGGTAAGAATCATTATGTCTTTATCCAGTTTAAcagtaaaaatgaaatgaatattAACAATTTGTTGTTGGTAGTTACTAGACTATATAAATTGGATTACTAAGCACAAAATAAACCAAAGAGAGAAGAATAAGAACATATGTTAATCATCTAATATATGCTAAGTGAATGCCAACACCTATAACCATGCAATATATGCATTAACAAATTTTGCATGAGGGCAACACAATGTTCTTAGAGTTAAATATGGGATTCACTAGGTGGGAAGTCCAACTAGAAATGTATTATTTTGTGTCAGAGATGAAGTGTGATATTGCATCCATAAATTGACCCTTTTGAACATGAAGGCACTAAGAGGTAGGCTCACCAGATACATCACACAAATCCAAAGTAGCTTAGAACACAAGGAGGAAAGTGTGCATGAATGAGATAATAACAACAAACCCAAGGGCATGTTTAATGTCTTTCTTGTTCTAAGTTATATTAATGAAATTCATGTTgctaaaagaatatattaatcataataaatgttaatttattttctttctttggaaaAATACAGAACTTTTTTATGAGTTGTTGACAACCATTCCGCACACATTATCATCATAGcagacaaaaattaaaattactataaaatatatcaacaagTGAGTAATTCCTATTCAGTCCTCACCGTCGTGCAAATTGGATAGAGTTCCCACCAACACCAGTGAAGCAGTCAATTATCATGGCACTAGCACAACGTATTGCTTGATGCTGAGCAATAGCCTCTGGAGTGACAGAAAACCATCCTTCCTCGTCCATCTTTACACCATCATCAAATCTAGAGAACAAAGTATACCTCTGACACCAATATTTGGCAATTGTAGCAGAATATGATTCAGGCGTTTCTTGAAAGTGCATATctgcaaaaatgaaaaaaaaaaaaaaaaaaagcttaacACAACAGCAAGATCTATCAATTTTTAATAACACGCTGCCTTTACTCAGCAAAATCTATACTTAGCATTAATATGTTCCATGATGACAGGAAAACAGTTTTTATCAATCAAAATCATACAAGCACCAATCCAGAATTTTAGGTCTTTGACTCAGAACAGAAAAGCTGTCACATAAGAATGTATCAAATGTTAACATAATTTACTCCTAGTAGAAAGTATTGTCATATCATTGGATCCAATTAGCTATGAGATTATTAGAATAGCAGCGACATTGCAAAGGCCAAAGAATAAAGCAGTTACCACGATTGAAGTGTTGGCACAATCCTTCAGCTTCATTACATAATTTCCTCTGCCTTTGCCTTCTTACTTTCTTCCCACATTTTAACGTGGAAGGTTCACATTTAGATTCCAATCCACACATATCAATTGCCGTGTTTTCCAAGGGTGTATGATTAACCTCTGGTGCTACTTGAATGCGTCGATCATTAGAGCTGCAAAGTGCATTGGTTGATAAAAGAATCAGAATAGCAAGTTAAGACATCCACACTCATAAAATTCTTGTGAGATATAAATCAGTCACAAGCCTCCACTTAGAAGCCCGATAGTGGTATTTTTATTCGTGTCATCCCTAATCAtctaattaaaaagatataagcTATGAGTGGACCTACGCTGCATGATTTAAGCCTGACTGTTTTACCTAACTTGAACTTTTGGAGAGCTAACCATTGACATTTTCTAACCACTTCTAGTTTTTTATTGAAAGGCCATCAACTTTGCAATTACATTATCTTTCTCGGAAAAAGCTATTAGACATATTTAGACGACAGAAAAACATAAGATAAAGGTTTAGCATTTATACAAGGTGCAAACAATTACCTAACATTGCAATGTGAAGAGCTTTAAACagataattttttcaaaatgattatATGATAGTTTATAGGATTTATTTCAATGGTTTGAATTAGAGCTAGAGCAAACATTACCAAATAATATGATCTGGCATACTTGATACTGAGCAGCATGAAATTCCACAATTGCAACTACATCTCTCAAGACACTCGTCTGAATGATCAAGAGATTGGTTTTCACTATTTGTAGTGATATCAGAGACCAAATTGTCTGCAGCAACTCCAATCTCAACAAGGCACTCTTCATGTTGCTTTCCTTCCATGTTCTCTTCAATCAAGGTTTCCTCAGGTGCTTTAGTGAAATTTTGTATTCCACACCCCTCTGAAGACTTAAGAGTTTCACTATCATCTGATTCAGTACACCCACCAATTACCAGATGTTCCATCCCTGACGGTATGTCCCACGTAGAAGTGCGTGTGCTGACATTGTAGAAGTACGTTCTCTTATAATAAGTATCCCAGAAGGCCATCCAGTCTCCAAGCACGGCATAATTATTTGAAACATCATTTCTGTCACATCCAATACCTTCTGAGCTCACAGGAAGCAACTCGGATTCAATAAGCTGTGGAAGACAAGTGGCATCACTGTCGTCATTGCAAATAGTCTCACAATCTGTACTTTTTCCAACAGTCGGTGAAACTTTTAAACATTCACTGTCCACCAAACACTCATCATATTCTGCCCCACAATAATTGACACCACCACCTGTCAAATGGCTTTCAGCAGAGACAGCAGAATCTGAAAAAGGTGTAGTTTTCAAATCAACATAATCATTACTGATTAAAAAGTCACCATCCTGAGCATCATTAGCCGCTACCTGATTTAT
This window of the Vigna angularis cultivar LongXiaoDou No.4 chromosome 7, ASM1680809v1, whole genome shotgun sequence genome carries:
- the LOC108338673 gene encoding uncharacterized protein LOC108338673 isoform X2, coding for MIIADSDYEGPAIEALGSLFKVTQVFLRDHGIQVSYSVEHLKLADNHGSDPVPEESTGLVTPEDLELNKQLDELGLPLSFQSKREKKGPLKGKKKGKRSKHPDTYHNPADKTLFETSAEEIVSPAKFHEKTSIPLSCISMLGQSESSYCEGAMDIDMTQYASCEVDNSACSTGSASGVSREINDDNINQVAANDAQDGDFLISNDYVDLKTTPFSDSAVSAESHLTGGGVNYCGAEYDECLVDSECLKVSPTVGKSTDCETICNDDSDATCLPQLIESELLPVSSEGIGCDRNDVSNNYAVLGDWMAFWDTYYKRTYFYNVSTRTSTWDIPSGMEHLVIGGCTESDDSETLKSSEGCGIQNFTKAPEETLIEENMEGKQHEECLVEIGVAADNLVSDITTNSENQSLDHSDECLERCSCNCGISCCSVSSMPDHIICSNDRRIQVAPEVNHTPLENTAIDMCGLESKCEPSTLKCGKKVRRQRQRKLCNEAEGLCQHFNRDMHFQETPESYSATIAKYWCQRYTLFSRFDDGVKMDEEGWFSVTPEAIAQHQAIRCASAMIIDCFTGVGGNSIQFARRCGHVIGIDIDSLKIDYARHNAAIYGVVDQIDFIVGDFFLLAPKLKADTVFLSPPWGGPDYLKATTYDMKTMLRPHDGHTLFSAAKEIASRIVMFLPRNINFNQLAELSLSSSPPWSLETTPEHFQCRGRSFEPISSGF
- the LOC108338673 gene encoding uncharacterized protein LOC108338673 isoform X1 is translated as MIIADSDYEGPAIEALGSLFKVTQVFLRDHGIQVSYSVEHLKLADNHGSDPVPEESTGLVTPEDLELNKQLDELGLPLSFQSKREKKGPLKGKKKGKRSKHPDTYHNPADKTLFETSAEEIVSPAKFHEKTSIPLSCISMLGQSESSYCEGAMDIDMTQYASCEVDNSACSTGSASGVSREINDDNINQVAANDAQDGDFLISNDYVDLKTTPFSDSAVSAESHLTGGGVNYCGAEYDECLVDSECLKVSPTVGKSTDCETICNDDSDATCLPQLIESELLPVSSEGIGCDRNDVSNNYAVLGDWMAFWDTYYKRTYFYNVSTRTSTWDIPSGMEHLVIGGCTESDDSETLKSSEGCGIQNFTKAPEETLIEENMEGKQHEECLVEIGVAADNLVSDITTNSENQSLDHSDECLERCSCNCGISCCSVSSMPDHIICSNDRRIQVAPEVNHTPLENTAIDMCGLESKCEPSTLKCGKKVRRQRQRKLCNEAEGLCQHFNRDMHFQETPESYSATIAKYWCQRYTLFSRFDDGVKMDEEGWFSVTPEAIAQHQAIRCASAMIIDCFTGVGGNSIQFARRCGHVIGIDIDSLKIDYARHNAAIYGVVDQIDFIVGDFFLLAPKLKADTVFLSPPWGGPDYLKATTYDMKTMLRPHDGHTLFSAAKEIASRIVMFLPRNINFNQLAELSLSSSPPWSLEVEKVYLNNKLKAITAYFSDTTVGGC
- the LOC108338673 gene encoding uncharacterized protein LOC108338673 isoform X5, translating into MLGQSESSYCEGAMDIDMTQYASCEVDNSACSTGSASGVSREINDDNINQVAANDAQDGDFLISNDYVDLKTTPFSDSAVSAESHLTGGGVNYCGAEYDECLVDSECLKVSPTVGKSTDCETICNDDSDATCLPQLIESELLPVSSEGIGCDRNDVSNNYAVLGDWMAFWDTYYKRTYFYNVSTRTSTWDIPSGMEHLVIGGCTESDDSETLKSSEGCGIQNFTKAPEETLIEENMEGKQHEECLVEIGVAADNLVSDITTNSENQSLDHSDECLERCSCNCGISCCSVSSMPDHIICSNDRRIQVAPEVNHTPLENTAIDMCGLESKCEPSTLKCGKKVRRQRQRKLCNEAEGLCQHFNRDMHFQETPESYSATIAKYWCQRYTLFSRFDDGVKMDEEGWFSVTPEAIAQHQAIRCASAMIIDCFTGVGGNSIQFARRCGHVIGIDIDSLKIDYARHNAAIYGVVDQIDFIVGDFFLLAPKLKADTVFLSPPWGGPDYLKATTYDMKTMLRPHDGHTLFSAAKEIASRIVMFLPRNINFNQLAELSLSSSPPWSLEVEKVYLNNKLKAITAYFSDTTVGGC
- the LOC108338673 gene encoding uncharacterized protein LOC108338673 isoform X3, with product MIIADSDYEGPAIEALGSLFKVTQVFLRDHGIQVSYSVEHLKLADNHGSDPVPEESTGLVTPEDLELNKQLDELGLPLSFQSKREKKGPLKGKKKGKRSKHPDTYHNPADKTLFETSAEEIVSPAKFHEKTSIPLSCISMLGQSESSYCEGAMDIDMTQYASCEVDNSACSTGSASGVSREINDDNINQVAANDAQDGDFLISNDYVDLKTTPFSDSAVSAESHLTGGGVNYCGAEYDECLVDSECLKVSPTVGKSTDCETICNDDSDATCLPQLIESELLPVSSEGIGCDRNDVSNNYAVLGDWMAFWDTYYKRTYFYNVSTRTSTWDIPSGMEHLVIGGCTESDDSETLKSSEGCGIQNFTKAPEETLIEENMEGKQHEECLVEIGVAADNLVSDITTNSENQSLDHSDECLERCSCNCGISCCSVSSMPDHIICSNDRRIQVAPEVNHTPLENTAIDMCGLESKCEPSTLKCGKKVRRQRQRKLCNEAEGLCQHFNRDMHFQETPESYSATIAKYWCQRYTLFSRFDDGVKMDEEGWFSVTPEAIAQHQAIRCASAMIIDCFTGVGGNSIQFARRHNAAIYGVVDQIDFIVGDFFLLAPKLKADTVFLSPPWGGPDYLKATTYDMKTMLRPHDGHTLFSAAKEIASRIVMFLPRNINFNQLAELSLSSSPPWSLEVEKVYLNNKLKAITAYFSDTTVGGC
- the LOC108338673 gene encoding uncharacterized protein LOC108338673 isoform X4, which encodes MIIADSDYEGPAIEALGSLFKVTQVFLRDHGIQVSYSVEHLKLADNHGSDPVPEESTGLVTPEDLELNKQLDELGLPLSFQSKREKKGPLKGKKKGKRSKHPDTYHNPADKTLFETSAEEIVSPAKFHEKTSIPLSCISMLGQSESSYCEGAMDIDMTQYASCEVDNSACSTGSASGVSREINDDNINQVAANDAQDGDFLISNDYVDLKTTPFSDSAVSAESHLTGGGVNYCGAEYDECLVDSECLKVSPTVGKSTDCETICNDDSDATCLPQLIESELLPVSSEGIGCDRNDVSNNYAVLGDWMAFWDTYYKRTYFYNVSTRTSTWDIPSGMEHLVIGGCTESDDSETLKSSEGCGIQNFTKAPEETLIEENMEGKQHEECLVEIGVAADNLVSDITTNSENQSLDHSDECLERCSCNCGISCCSVSSMPDHIICSNDRRIQVAPEVNHTPLENTAIDMCGLESKCEPSTLKCGKKVRRQRQRKLCNEAEGLCQHFNRDMHFQETPESYSATIAKYWCQRYTLFSRFDDGVKMDEEGWFSVTPEAIAQHQAIRCASAMIIDCFTGVGGNSIQFARRCGHVIGIDIDSLKIDYARHNAAIYGVVDQIDFIVGDFFLLAPKLKADTVFLSPPWGGPDYLKATTYDMKTMLRPHDG